From a single Lactococcus allomyrinae genomic region:
- a CDS encoding VOC family protein, which translates to MERSLREEFHFSKYFRFTAVELTSYMKVHHISLLTGDFEQNFHFYVDILGLRLVKNSINQGNIYMRHVYYGDFLGSVGTVVTFFPDHRFNHERIDGKSALTGIKFSIPRGSRQFWTKRLAKFITDSSVSTSKSLSVRDFDQIPLEFIETDDILTNWNVNTLTDIPAEFQITGVLGTTLLTDHIEATTQFLKDMVGDFSAITLEKTENNLPVSKWGRGSVDRIAFAVESTAELDAIWQKAERLDYTREAYVDRGYFSSVYLLTPSGNRIEFATLRPGFTLDESVRELGTTFALPPRYEARRRELLRYFGKQGEHFDKIKPAKFDEDVTVKINQIRPRNDTSGTRY; encoded by the coding sequence ATGGAACGTTCACTTCGTGAAGAATTTCATTTTTCTAAATATTTTCGTTTTACGGCAGTCGAGCTCACATCTTATATGAAAGTACACCATATTTCATTATTGACAGGTGATTTCGAGCAAAATTTTCATTTTTATGTGGATATTTTAGGATTACGTTTGGTCAAAAATTCAATTAATCAAGGCAATATTTATATGCGACATGTCTATTATGGTGATTTTTTGGGAAGTGTCGGAACTGTAGTGACTTTTTTTCCTGACCATCGTTTTAATCATGAACGTATCGATGGGAAGTCAGCACTGACAGGAATCAAGTTTAGCATTCCACGCGGTTCACGACAGTTTTGGACGAAGCGATTAGCAAAATTTATTACTGACAGCTCTGTAAGTACATCTAAAAGTTTGTCAGTACGGGATTTTGACCAAATTCCTCTAGAATTTATCGAAACAGATGATATTTTAACCAACTGGAATGTTAATACGTTGACAGATATTCCGGCAGAATTTCAAATCACAGGAGTTCTTGGTACAACGTTGTTGACTGACCATATCGAAGCTACCACTCAATTTCTCAAAGATATGGTAGGAGATTTTTCAGCAATAACTTTGGAAAAAACAGAGAATAATTTGCCGGTTTCTAAGTGGGGACGTGGTTCGGTAGACCGTATCGCCTTTGCAGTTGAATCTACAGCAGAACTGGATGCCATTTGGCAAAAAGCAGAGCGACTTGACTATACGCGAGAAGCCTATGTGGATCGCGGATATTTTAGCTCGGTGTATTTGCTGACACCATCAGGTAATCGTATTGAGTTTGCGACCTTGCGACCTGGCTTTACACTTGATGAGTCAGTGCGTGAGTTGGGTACAACTTTTGCTTTGCCACCACGCTATGAAGCTCGTCGTAGAGAGTTACTCCGTTATTTTGGAAAACAAGGGGAACATTTCGATAAAATAAAACCTGCTAAGTTTGACGAGGATGTCACAGTAAAAATTAATCAAATTCGTCCTCGCAACGACACATCAGGAACTCGTTATTGA
- a CDS encoding VOC family protein gives MTQAIQSQIENNHVLGGVHHVTAITSSAQKIYDFFTNIMGLRLAKLTVNQDDYETYHLYFTEEDGKGADMTFFDFKDIPKGMHGANNIERASFRVPTDASLDYWTTRFDKAHVKHGEITTKFGQKTLEFEDFDGQQYQLISDQANTGAVSQGHSWQLSNVAAEHGITGLGPVFVKVENTDNLRLILETVFGFRYAGQEGDLHLFEVAEGGNGAALIIQEAHEGDRYAYQGYGTIHHLALGTTDPETLKYWIARINAFQLPNSGLVDRFYFSSEYVRVAPGVLFEIATYTPGIGALEMAKSGLGVVDSYEEALITSGFWIDESKEQSGLGLSLPPHLFPGDEATKARTAASLRPLDTSDTHRDRREDELWTIEKVVERKAGVPLEATK, from the coding sequence ATGACTCAAGCGATTCAATCACAAATCGAAAATAATCATGTCCTTGGCGGTGTTCATCATGTCACAGCCATAACATCTAGCGCTCAAAAAATCTATGATTTTTTCACAAATATCATGGGACTACGTCTTGCAAAATTGACAGTCAATCAAGACGACTATGAAACATATCATCTTTATTTTACAGAAGAAGACGGTAAAGGCGCAGATATGACTTTCTTTGATTTCAAAGATATTCCGAAAGGAATGCACGGCGCAAACAATATCGAACGTGCATCATTTCGTGTACCAACAGATGCTTCACTGGACTATTGGACAACACGTTTTGATAAAGCTCATGTCAAACATGGTGAAATTACAACAAAATTTGGTCAAAAAACCTTAGAGTTTGAAGATTTTGACGGACAACAATATCAATTGATTTCTGACCAAGCCAATACAGGAGCAGTTTCACAAGGACACTCATGGCAACTTTCTAATGTAGCTGCAGAGCATGGGATTACGGGACTTGGTCCAGTGTTTGTCAAGGTAGAAAATACAGATAACCTTCGCTTAATTTTAGAAACAGTCTTTGGTTTTCGTTATGCAGGTCAGGAAGGAGATTTACATCTTTTTGAAGTTGCTGAGGGTGGCAATGGGGCTGCGTTAATTATTCAAGAAGCGCATGAAGGTGATCGCTACGCTTATCAAGGTTATGGCACAATTCATCATCTTGCACTTGGAACGACAGACCCTGAAACTTTGAAATATTGGATTGCTCGGATTAATGCTTTCCAACTGCCAAATTCTGGTCTGGTGGATCGTTTTTATTTCTCAAGTGAGTATGTTCGTGTTGCTCCAGGTGTTCTTTTTGAAATTGCGACTTATACACCGGGTATTGGAGCTTTAGAGATGGCAAAATCAGGCCTTGGAGTTGTTGACAGTTATGAAGAAGCTTTGATTACTTCAGGTTTCTGGATTGATGAGAGTAAGGAACAATCAGGTCTTGGATTAAGCTTGCCACCACATCTTTTCCCAGGGGATGAAGCGACAAAAGCACGTACTGCTGCAAGTTTACGTCCTCTTGATACATCAGATACACATCGAGACCGTCGTGAAGATGAGCTTTGGACGATTGAAAAAGTCGTTGAACGCAAGGCAGGTGTTCCTCTTGAAGCTACAAAATAA
- a CDS encoding flavin reductase family protein has product MKSYKADELNQQLVYKLLSGSVVPRPIAWLTTQNRDGLVNVAPFSFFNVASSHPPLLSIAFTGNKDSLNNLLSTQEAVVHLVNSDNVELMNLTASRVPAHISEAERFLIELTPSQMVKVPTIKNSSVRFETKLYQHIPLGDEGHLVLLEVIHFAFDDEILDEQNFHINTDKLAPIARLAGNDYAVLGETFTIKRPE; this is encoded by the coding sequence ATGAAATCTTATAAAGCAGACGAGCTGAATCAACAGCTCGTCTATAAACTTTTATCAGGAAGTGTTGTTCCTCGTCCCATTGCGTGGTTAACAACACAAAATCGTGATGGACTGGTCAATGTTGCTCCGTTCAGTTTTTTTAATGTTGCTTCAAGTCATCCTCCGCTTTTGTCAATTGCTTTTACTGGCAACAAAGATAGTCTGAATAATCTACTTTCAACTCAAGAAGCGGTTGTCCATCTTGTTAACAGTGATAACGTTGAACTAATGAATCTGACTGCTAGTCGTGTACCTGCTCATATAAGTGAAGCAGAGAGATTTTTAATAGAGCTTACTCCCTCGCAAATGGTCAAGGTTCCAACCATAAAAAATAGTAGTGTCCGCTTTGAAACGAAGCTCTACCAGCATATTCCTCTAGGAGATGAGGGACATCTTGTTCTTCTTGAAGTGATTCATTTTGCTTTCGATGATGAAATTCTTGATGAACAAAATTTTCATATCAACACAGATAAACTAGCACCAATCGCGCGTTTAGCAGGGAATGATTACGCAGTGCTAGGAGAAACTTTCACAATAAAACGTCCAGAATAA
- the rpmG gene encoding 50S ribosomal protein L33 produces MAAGVRTHVILEHKESGERLYLTQKNKRNTPDKLELKKYSPKLRKHVVFKEVK; encoded by the coding sequence ATGGCAGCTGGTGTACGCACACATGTTATTCTTGAACACAAAGAATCTGGTGAACGTCTGTACCTTACTCAAAAGAATAAACGTAACACTCCAGACAAATTGGAACTTAAAAAATATTCTCCAAAATTACGTAAACACGTTGTTTTTAAAGAAGTTAAATAA
- the rpmF gene encoding 50S ribosomal protein L32, giving the protein MAVPARHTSSAKKNRRRTHYKLTAPTVTFDETTGDYRHSHRVSLKGYYKGRKVRETK; this is encoded by the coding sequence ATGGCAGTACCTGCACGTCACACTTCATCAGCAAAGAAAAACCGTCGTCGTACACACTACAAATTGACAGCTCCAACTGTTACTTTTGACGAAACTACTGGTGACTACCGTCACTCACACCGCGTTTCACTTAAAGGCTACTACAAAGGCCGCAAAGTACGCGAAACTAAGTAA
- a CDS encoding heavy metal translocating P-type ATPase, with protein sequence MTNLKKLILVFVIALAALVAYFGFNQPLVAQMIVTIVGGILALSMFIEMIKTLRSGSYGVDLLAITAIIATLLVGEYWASLIIILMLVGGESLEDYAAGRAHRALASLLEKSPDVAHVKINDEVKDFALDEVEIGSTLLIKPMEVIPIDGHLLSEAAQLNEASVTGETKPNELLAGDEVLSGAINGNSSIEIQTTVVASDSQFQKIVQLVKEAEATPANFVRLADRYAVPFTIIAYIIAGIAYAISGNPVRIAEVLVVASPCPLILAAPIAFVSGMSRSSQNGALIKNGTVIEKLAKARGIFLDKTGTITEGKIQVEKVVPVSEILCEIEDKNKTQEQFTASELLQIVYTLEQSSNHILAKAVSSYAEERHVVPLQLSNLTEVAGLGVIGEINGDTFKIGRASFVGAPENDFETAFYVAKNNQYIGAVTFTDSLRPEAKTTIARLKEIGLSKITMLTGDNIRVASKIADEVGIDDIHASLMPDEKLQFIKHSPDKPVIMVGDGVNDAPALATADIGISIGVGSGTVASEAADIVLLQNDLSNVTKSIEISRDTMKIARQAVMIGIVICIVLMFIAATGVIPAIIGAVFQEVIDVVSILYALRALRG encoded by the coding sequence ATGACAAATCTTAAAAAACTCATTCTCGTGTTTGTCATCGCACTTGCTGCACTGGTGGCCTATTTTGGTTTTAACCAGCCTCTTGTTGCACAGATGATCGTCACGATTGTGGGTGGCATTTTGGCGCTCTCAATGTTCATTGAAATGATAAAAACTTTGCGAAGTGGCTCTTATGGTGTGGATTTACTTGCAATCACAGCAATTATTGCTACACTTCTGGTAGGAGAATACTGGGCTTCGCTTATTATCATTTTGATGTTGGTTGGTGGAGAGAGTCTGGAAGATTATGCGGCAGGACGTGCTCACCGAGCTCTTGCTTCGTTACTTGAGAAATCACCAGATGTTGCTCACGTGAAAATCAATGATGAGGTTAAGGATTTCGCACTTGATGAAGTGGAGATTGGGAGTACTTTGCTCATTAAACCTATGGAAGTCATTCCAATTGATGGCCACCTGCTCTCTGAAGCAGCCCAGCTTAACGAAGCTTCGGTTACTGGTGAAACTAAGCCAAATGAGCTTTTGGCTGGGGATGAAGTGCTATCTGGCGCGATTAATGGCAATTCAAGTATTGAGATTCAGACTACTGTCGTGGCGAGTGATTCTCAATTTCAAAAAATTGTGCAATTGGTTAAAGAAGCAGAAGCTACACCGGCGAATTTTGTTCGATTGGCAGATAGATATGCTGTTCCTTTCACGATTATTGCCTATATTATTGCTGGTATCGCTTATGCTATATCGGGCAATCCCGTAAGAATTGCAGAAGTTTTGGTCGTGGCGAGTCCTTGTCCATTGATTTTGGCAGCGCCGATTGCTTTTGTTTCGGGAATGAGTCGTTCTAGCCAAAATGGTGCATTGATTAAAAATGGGACAGTGATTGAAAAACTTGCTAAAGCTCGTGGAATTTTTCTTGATAAAACGGGAACAATCACCGAAGGAAAAATCCAAGTCGAAAAAGTTGTTCCTGTATCAGAAATTCTATGTGAGATTGAGGATAAAAACAAAACTCAAGAGCAGTTTACAGCATCTGAACTACTTCAAATTGTTTATACATTGGAACAATCCAGTAATCATATTCTTGCTAAAGCGGTCAGCAGCTACGCTGAAGAACGTCATGTTGTTCCTTTACAATTGTCAAATTTGACTGAAGTTGCGGGACTCGGTGTAATTGGTGAAATCAATGGTGACACTTTTAAAATCGGACGTGCGAGCTTTGTGGGTGCACCGGAAAATGATTTTGAAACAGCATTTTATGTTGCAAAAAACAATCAATATATTGGTGCCGTGACATTTACAGATAGTTTGCGGCCAGAAGCCAAAACGACAATTGCTAGGCTGAAAGAAATCGGTCTTTCTAAGATTACGATGCTGACTGGAGATAACATTCGTGTAGCGAGCAAAATCGCAGATGAAGTTGGTATTGACGACATTCATGCCAGTCTGATGCCAGATGAAAAGTTACAGTTCATCAAACATTCACCTGATAAACCAGTCATTATGGTGGGAGACGGTGTAAATGATGCTCCAGCTCTTGCAACAGCAGATATCGGAATCTCTATCGGTGTGGGCTCTGGCACTGTAGCGAGCGAAGCGGCAGATATTGTCCTCCTACAAAATGACTTGAGTAACGTCACGAAATCTATCGAAATCAGTCGTGATACGATGAAAATTGCTAGACAAGCGGTAATGATAGGAATTGTGATTTGTATTGTCTTAATGTTTATTGCGGCGACAGGTGTAATTCCTGCGATTATTGGTGCAGTATTCCAAGAGGTAATTGATGTTGTATCAATTCTATACGCACTTCGGGCATTGAGAGGTTAA
- a CDS encoding ParB/RepB/Spo0J family partition protein has product MTEQIEQIKLSEIIKNPYQPRLVFDTDKLEELARSIKENGVLQPIIVRKSGLIGYELLAGERRFQASKLAGMVTIPAIIRTYSDKEMMTLSILENLQRENLNPVEEARSLAQLADKLKMTHEQIAQALGKSRSYVSNLIRLLGLPEVILRRVESGEISLAHGRTLLAEKDANRQLQLADKVVSSHLNVRALEELIYGTDKIYVGTDRKNIFTEALEKELMQALGNKVKIKSNKSHQGTLSLDFDSLDELEHLVHLLKKQD; this is encoded by the coding sequence ATGACTGAGCAAATCGAACAAATTAAACTCTCTGAAATTATCAAAAATCCATACCAACCCAGATTGGTATTTGACACAGACAAACTTGAAGAACTAGCACGTTCTATCAAAGAAAACGGTGTATTGCAACCTATCATCGTTCGTAAATCAGGGCTCATTGGTTATGAGCTATTGGCTGGTGAACGGCGCTTTCAAGCTTCTAAATTAGCAGGAATGGTAACGATTCCTGCCATTATTCGCACGTATTCAGATAAGGAAATGATGACCTTATCTATCCTAGAAAATTTGCAACGTGAAAATCTAAATCCTGTTGAAGAAGCACGCTCACTTGCTCAACTTGCTGACAAGTTAAAGATGACTCATGAACAAATTGCTCAAGCTTTAGGAAAATCACGTTCTTACGTTTCTAATCTCATTCGCTTACTTGGACTTCCTGAAGTTATTTTACGTCGGGTGGAATCTGGTGAGATTTCGTTGGCACATGGAAGAACACTCCTTGCTGAAAAAGATGCCAATAGACAATTGCAACTCGCTGACAAAGTAGTGAGTAGCCATCTCAATGTCCGAGCATTGGAAGAATTAATTTATGGTACTGACAAAATTTATGTTGGCACTGACAGAAAAAATATTTTTACAGAAGCACTTGAAAAAGAACTCATGCAAGCACTTGGTAATAAGGTCAAAATCAAGAGTAACAAAAGTCATCAGGGAACGCTCTCTCTTGATTTTGACAGCTTAGATGAATTGGAACACTTGGTTCATCTGCTCAAAAAACAAGACTGA
- a CDS encoding replication-associated recombination protein A — MVQNLARRMRPRNIDEIIGQSHLVGQGKILRRMVETGLLSSMILYGPPGIGKTSIASAIAGTMEASFRTFNATTDTKKRLQEIAAEAEFSGQLVLLLDEIHRLDKPKQDFLLPLLENGQIILIGATTENPYFSVVPAIRSRVQIFELKPLEPEDLQQAVNLSLQDKTRAFDFDVSLDDDALYFLIHSTNGDLRSTFNALELAVLSSKNHHVTLDDMENSLQKKAATFDKDGDAHYDLLSALQKSIRGSDVNASLHYAARLIEGGDLPSLARRLTVMAYEDIGLANPDAAVHTVLALQAAEKLGFPEARIPLANIVIDLALSPKSNAAYLAMDEAISDLGKYGNLPIPAHLQDGHYAGAKELGRSVEYQYAHNFPNHWVNQQYLPDKLIKADYFQPDDMGKYEKALNLRKQWINEQKGGGDKSSQKR; from the coding sequence ATGGTTCAAAATCTCGCACGGCGTATGAGACCACGAAATATTGATGAAATTATCGGTCAAAGCCACCTTGTAGGACAAGGAAAAATTTTACGTCGAATGGTCGAAACTGGTCTCCTTTCTAGCATGATCCTCTACGGTCCACCAGGTATTGGAAAAACCTCCATTGCTTCTGCTATCGCTGGAACAATGGAGGCTAGCTTTAGAACGTTTAATGCAACAACTGATACTAAAAAACGTTTACAAGAAATTGCTGCTGAAGCCGAGTTCTCTGGGCAACTTGTTTTGTTACTTGATGAAATCCATCGACTTGACAAGCCAAAGCAAGACTTTTTATTACCTCTTTTAGAAAATGGCCAGATTATCTTGATCGGTGCAACAACTGAAAACCCTTATTTTTCAGTCGTACCTGCCATTCGTTCTCGTGTTCAAATTTTTGAATTAAAACCCTTAGAGCCTGAGGATTTACAGCAAGCTGTCAACCTGAGTTTACAAGACAAAACGAGAGCTTTTGACTTTGATGTCAGCCTTGATGATGATGCATTGTATTTTTTAATTCACTCAACAAACGGCGATTTACGTAGTACATTTAATGCGCTGGAACTTGCTGTACTCTCTTCCAAAAATCATCATGTTACGCTTGATGACATGGAAAATTCTTTACAGAAAAAAGCTGCAACTTTTGACAAAGATGGTGATGCTCATTATGATTTGCTCTCTGCCCTGCAAAAGTCCATTCGAGGTTCTGATGTCAACGCAAGTTTACACTATGCTGCAAGGTTAATTGAAGGAGGGGATTTACCTTCTCTTGCCAGAAGATTGACTGTCATGGCTTACGAAGATATTGGTCTCGCCAATCCTGATGCTGCTGTTCACACCGTACTAGCTTTGCAAGCGGCTGAAAAGCTCGGTTTTCCTGAAGCAAGAATTCCTCTTGCAAATATTGTGATTGACCTAGCACTATCTCCAAAATCAAACGCTGCCTATCTGGCGATGGATGAGGCAATTTCTGACCTCGGAAAATATGGAAATCTTCCCATTCCAGCTCATTTGCAAGATGGGCATTATGCAGGCGCCAAAGAGTTGGGACGCTCCGTGGAGTATCAGTATGCACACAATTTTCCTAACCATTGGGTCAACCAGCAGTATCTTCCTGATAAGCTGATAAAAGCTGACTATTTCCAACCAGATGATATGGGAAAATATGAAAAAGCGCTAAACTTACGTAAACAATGGATTAATGAACAAAAAGGAGGGGGCGACAAATCTTCTCAAAAGCGATAA
- a CDS encoding GNAT family N-acetyltransferase produces the protein MKIRKIEPRDFAIVAQLENENWPLTSTPHVMNSSAEKIIEKITKGMGYFIAEEDGEILGVLDYGPRHKSEFGRHIITFGIMTVEKARGKGVATSLITFFIDYARQEGYKKITIQVMSSNPTALKLYEKLGFVCEGCLRKEFFIDETYIDDCFLAYYLDKTLL, from the coding sequence ATGAAAATTAGGAAAATTGAACCTCGCGACTTTGCAATTGTTGCACAACTCGAAAATGAGAATTGGCCTCTCACCTCAACTCCGCACGTCATGAATTCCTCAGCTGAAAAGATTATTGAAAAAATCACAAAAGGAATGGGTTATTTCATCGCAGAGGAAGATGGTGAGATCCTAGGTGTTCTTGATTATGGTCCTAGACACAAATCTGAGTTTGGACGACATATCATCACTTTTGGGATAATGACTGTCGAAAAAGCGCGTGGCAAAGGCGTCGCTACATCTCTTATCACTTTTTTTATTGATTATGCACGTCAAGAAGGATATAAAAAAATTACGATACAAGTCATGAGCTCGAACCCTACTGCTCTGAAACTTTACGAAAAACTTGGTTTTGTTTGTGAAGGCTGTTTACGCAAAGAGTTCTTTATTGACGAAACTTACATTGATGATTGTTTTCTAGCTTATTATCTTGACAAAACTTTACTGTAA
- a CDS encoding DUF3013 family protein: MAKFGFLDILQEELEKNFNYDFEINWDKRNFAVEVSFLLEAENGAGVAVTDADGIESEENIMYEDAIVFYNPVKSQVDSVDYLTTIPYTDKGLSVEFLAYFAKFLQETADVGLDDLMDFLADDEAEEFAVKWDVDSFQVGLSALTETEFFKYPRY, translated from the coding sequence ATGGCTAAATTTGGCTTTTTAGATATTTTACAGGAAGAACTTGAAAAGAATTTTAATTACGATTTTGAGATAAATTGGGACAAGAGAAACTTTGCAGTTGAGGTCAGCTTTTTATTAGAAGCTGAAAATGGTGCAGGGGTTGCTGTAACAGATGCCGATGGTATCGAATCTGAAGAAAATATTATGTATGAAGATGCAATTGTTTTTTACAATCCAGTCAAGTCACAGGTTGATTCAGTAGACTATCTGACAACGATTCCCTACACTGACAAAGGTCTGTCAGTAGAGTTTTTGGCTTATTTTGCCAAATTTTTGCAAGAAACGGCAGATGTTGGATTGGATGATTTGATGGATTTTTTGGCAGATGATGAAGCAGAAGAATTTGCTGTAAAATGGGATGTTGATAGCTTTCAAGTAGGTTTGTCAGCACTGACAGAAACTGAATTTTTCAAATATCCGAGGTATTGA
- a CDS encoding VOC family protein: protein MVSKNQNIAPSPYVLFPGNAREALTFYSEIFGCQLFLHTFSEFERTDGPANAIAHGGLVDGPVKLYGADTAVGQASVKMEGMMLTLLGVAEPMTLHQWFNQLSVSGTIIEPLQHRAWSATDGQVVDQFGLCWLVGYED, encoded by the coding sequence ATGGTCAGTAAAAATCAAAATATCGCACCATCACCTTATGTTCTTTTCCCAGGCAATGCGCGCGAAGCATTAACTTTTTATAGTGAAATTTTTGGCTGTCAGCTTTTTTTACACACATTTTCTGAATTTGAACGTACAGATGGACCAGCAAATGCCATTGCTCACGGAGGCTTGGTTGATGGTCCTGTCAAATTATACGGAGCAGATACAGCCGTAGGGCAAGCTTCTGTAAAAATGGAAGGAATGATGCTGACCTTGCTTGGAGTAGCAGAGCCAATGACATTACATCAGTGGTTTAATCAACTCTCGGTTTCTGGCACAATTATTGAACCATTGCAACACCGTGCTTGGAGTGCCACAGACGGACAAGTCGTTGACCAATTTGGCTTGTGTTGGTTAGTGGGTTATGAGGACTGA
- a CDS encoding GNAT family N-acetyltransferase has translation MLEIYELTDADEKSVITDKILRQLPEWFGIPSALTEYVKGVSDKIFYVAFDGEHYLGFLAGEIHYGRTGESFVCGVLPEFHSKGIGMALYHNFEQKLLSQNCERVVVKTLSSQRKNEYYHKTRQFYKAQKFDEWLDLPELWGQANPCLLMGKILKNRREIK, from the coding sequence ATGTTGGAGATTTATGAGCTAACAGATGCTGACGAAAAATCTGTCATTACTGACAAGATTTTACGACAACTTCCAGAGTGGTTTGGGATTCCGTCAGCACTGACAGAATATGTCAAGGGAGTGTCAGATAAGATTTTCTACGTAGCTTTTGACGGAGAGCACTATCTAGGCTTTCTTGCAGGTGAAATTCATTATGGACGGACGGGTGAAAGCTTTGTTTGCGGAGTGTTACCAGAATTTCATTCTAAAGGGATTGGTATGGCACTTTATCATAATTTTGAGCAAAAACTTTTATCGCAAAATTGTGAGAGAGTTGTAGTTAAAACGTTAAGTAGTCAACGTAAAAATGAATATTATCATAAGACACGCCAGTTTTATAAAGCTCAAAAGTTTGATGAATGGCTAGATTTACCAGAGCTTTGGGGACAGGCAAATCCTTGTTTGCTTATGGGAAAAATATTAAAAAATAGAAGAGAAATAAAATGA
- a CDS encoding ABC-F family ATP-binding cassette domain-containing protein gives MSILDVKNLSHGFGDRAIFEDVSFRLLKGEHIGFVGANGEGKSTFMSIITGTLTPDEGKVTWSKKHRVGYMDQHAALGKGKTTREALSEAFQYLFDVEAEINDTYMKMAEMSEDEMNAALENVGELQEELDTGDFYLIDSKVEETARGLGLTNLLDKDVADLSGGQRTKILLGKLLLEKPDILLLDEPTNYLDEEHIFWLKNYLKNYENAFILISHDVSFMDEVVNVIYHVHGQGITRYSMSYHEFERVFEEKKKQLENLHDAQVAEAAKLKDFIARKKANVATSGQAKAREKMLAKMEIVDTIHEKPKPHFDFKFSRKPSRLVFEATDLVIGYAAENPLSAPINLKVESGQKIAFVGSNGIGKSTLLKSLMGLIPALSGDIEKGNFQDIAYYEQEIKEPSQKTVLDDLWDEYPSWNQAELRGALARVGLTTKQIETRVYVLSGGEQAKLRFAKLMNTESNILILDEPTNHLDVDAKEELKRALIDYPGTILMVSHEPEFYEGVVSDVVNCEEWTTRIL, from the coding sequence ATGAGTATTTTAGATGTTAAAAACCTGAGTCACGGCTTTGGTGACCGTGCGATTTTTGAAGATGTGAGCTTTCGGTTGCTCAAAGGCGAGCATATTGGCTTTGTCGGAGCAAACGGCGAGGGTAAATCAACTTTCATGAGCATTATCACAGGCACGCTGACCCCTGATGAGGGTAAGGTAACTTGGTCAAAAAAGCACCGCGTTGGCTACATGGACCAGCACGCAGCGCTTGGCAAAGGCAAAACCACTCGAGAAGCACTCTCTGAGGCTTTTCAGTATCTTTTTGATGTCGAAGCGGAAATCAATGACACTTATATGAAAATGGCGGAAATGTCAGAAGACGAGATGAATGCTGCCCTCGAAAATGTCGGCGAGCTGCAAGAAGAACTGGACACAGGCGATTTTTATCTGATTGACTCAAAAGTCGAAGAAACCGCGCGTGGACTGGGTCTGACGAATTTGCTAGATAAGGATGTCGCAGATTTGTCAGGAGGGCAACGGACGAAAATCCTGCTCGGTAAGCTCCTGCTTGAAAAGCCAGATATTTTGCTCTTGGACGAACCGACGAATTATCTGGATGAGGAGCATATTTTTTGGCTAAAAAATTATCTGAAAAACTATGAAAATGCCTTTATCTTGATTTCGCACGATGTGTCCTTCATGGATGAGGTCGTCAACGTCATTTACCATGTGCATGGGCAGGGCATTACGCGCTATTCAATGAGCTATCACGAGTTTGAGCGGGTTTTTGAGGAAAAGAAAAAGCAGCTTGAAAATCTGCATGATGCGCAAGTGGCGGAAGCAGCGAAATTAAAAGATTTCATTGCCCGTAAAAAAGCCAATGTTGCGACCTCTGGACAGGCGAAAGCGCGTGAAAAAATGCTGGCGAAAATGGAAATTGTCGATACCATTCACGAGAAACCAAAACCGCATTTTGATTTCAAATTTAGCCGTAAACCGAGCCGTTTGGTCTTTGAGGCGACTGATTTGGTCATCGGTTATGCTGCTGAAAATCCACTGTCTGCACCGATTAATCTCAAAGTCGAAAGCGGGCAAAAGATTGCCTTTGTCGGCTCAAATGGGATTGGGAAATCCACGCTGCTCAAGAGTCTCATGGGCTTAATTCCTGCACTTTCTGGCGACATTGAAAAAGGAAATTTCCAAGACATCGCCTACTACGAGCAGGAAATCAAGGAGCCGTCGCAAAAAACAGTGCTAGACGACCTCTGGGACGAATATCCAAGCTGGAATCAGGCCGAATTGCGCGGTGCGCTGGCGCGCGTGGGACTCACAACGAAACAAATCGAAACGCGCGTCTATGTGCTGTCAGGCGGTGAGCAAGCCAAGTTGCGCTTTGCCAAGCTGATGAACACAGAGTCAAACATCTTGATTTTGGACGAACCGACCAATCACCTCGATGTTGATGCGAAAGAGGAGTTAAAACGTGCGCTGATCGACTATCCTGGCACGATTTTGATGGTCAGCCACGAACCTGAGTTTTATGAAGGAGTTGTCTCTGATGTGGTCAATTGTGAGGAATGGACGACGAGGATTTTGTGA